One segment of Pseudobythopirellula maris DNA contains the following:
- a CDS encoding glycosyltransferase family 4 protein, with translation MDRRLRSSGGAQKYLVELTKALELDGLKVHALINEGDELQAYCKSLQDAGAQLHRFPLGDKARRESEQAIAEKLLELRPAGVHVNGSSNALDAVLEPVLGGSRGGFFKTFTIHQSLLNESLYYDTRLKGKIPYSYRRRTIRSARRYMGLYDAFISVSHVNMGFSVESLGIDESVVRYIPNGVDIGVYSPSGRGAGEVVFGSCSTLSPYKNHELLIRAFAKSGVSAYSRLRIAGDGQEAGMLRSVVQELGLQERVEFAGHQANVPDFLRSIDVFCMSSDSEGMPYSQLEAMSTGLPSIVTDVGDLAVVVRDGVDGYVVAPGDLDGYARSMAMLCESSVLRRNMGEGARRRAIENYSSQCFISKTQHFFAQMVSGRRRASAL, from the coding sequence GTGGATCGACGTTTGCGGAGCAGCGGCGGTGCGCAGAAGTACCTGGTCGAACTGACGAAGGCGCTTGAGCTTGATGGCCTTAAGGTCCATGCCTTGATTAACGAAGGCGACGAACTCCAAGCCTATTGCAAGTCTCTGCAGGATGCGGGGGCGCAATTGCACCGTTTTCCTCTGGGCGACAAAGCCAGGCGAGAGTCGGAGCAGGCTATTGCAGAGAAGCTCCTGGAATTGCGGCCAGCAGGCGTGCACGTAAACGGAAGCTCAAATGCATTAGATGCGGTTCTGGAGCCGGTGCTTGGCGGAAGTCGTGGAGGCTTTTTTAAAACATTCACCATCCATCAATCCCTTCTGAATGAGTCCCTGTATTACGATACGCGGTTGAAGGGGAAGATCCCGTACAGCTACAGGCGGAGGACGATCCGGTCTGCTCGTCGCTACATGGGGTTGTATGATGCATTTATTAGTGTCAGCCACGTCAACATGGGGTTCTCTGTAGAGAGTTTGGGGATTGATGAGTCGGTGGTGAGGTACATCCCTAACGGCGTGGACATAGGTGTGTATTCTCCGTCAGGCAGGGGCGCCGGAGAGGTGGTCTTTGGTAGCTGTTCGACATTGTCCCCGTACAAGAATCATGAGCTGCTGATTCGTGCGTTTGCGAAGTCGGGCGTGTCTGCGTATTCGCGATTGCGGATAGCTGGCGACGGTCAAGAGGCTGGCATGCTGCGATCGGTAGTACAGGAACTAGGCCTGCAAGAACGGGTAGAGTTTGCTGGGCATCAAGCCAATGTGCCGGACTTTCTCCGAAGCATAGACGTGTTCTGCATGTCTTCGGATAGTGAAGGTATGCCGTATTCGCAACTCGAAGCCATGTCCACGGGCTTGCCGTCGATCGTTACGGATGTGGGCGATCTTGCAGTCGTCGTGCGAGATGGTGTCGATGGATATGTGGTTGCGCCCGGCGATCTGGATGGGTATGCGCGCTCGATGGCAATGTTGTGTGAGTCAAGCGTGCTAAGGCGTAATATGGGTGAAGGGGCGCGACGGCGAGCGATAGAGAACTACTCTTCGCAGTGCTTCATCAGTAAGACTCAGCACTTCTTTGCTCAGATGGTTTCTGGGAGGCGGCGTGCAAGTGCTTTGTAA